A segment of the Halovulum dunhuangense genome:
TCGTGCAGGACATAACGGCCGTCAAGCAGAACGAAGAAGCGTTGATGCGCCAAGCCCGGCGCCGAAGGCTTGCCGGTCACTTGGCCCGTCTGGGAAGTTGGAGCGTGGACTTACGAAGCTCCCACGTCTTTTGGTGCGAAGAAACAGCTATGATTCACGACGAGCCTGAAGGCTTCTCGCCGACTCTGGAGCAGGCAATCGCTTACTATATCCCCGAGCATCGCGAACGCATTCGCGCACAGTTCGAGGCGTGCGCAACAAAAGGTCGACCCTTCGACGACACCCTCGAAATCAAGACAGCACAGGCGCGGCGGGTGTGGGTGCGCGCGCTCGGCGAAGCTATCCGCAACGAAGATGGTGAGATTGTCGCCGTCGAAGGCGCATTTCAAGACCTCACCGATCTCATTGCGATACGGGACGAGGCAGCCCAGTTGTCCGAGCGCCTCCATGCTACGTTGGAAGGAATGCATGATGGCTTTTATCTGTTGGATAACGATTGGCGCTTCCAATATGTCAACACGAAAGCGGAGAGGCTTCTCCAACGTAGGCGGGACGAACTGCTCGGGCGCGTGGCTTGGGATGAATTTCCTGAAGCATCCAGAAATATTAAAAAACACTACGAACTCGCGCTTTACAAAAAACGATTGGTTCGTTTTGACGAATATTATCCACCATTAAATACCTGGTTCGAAATCAGCGCGGACCCCACTCCTGCAGGGCTTGCGGTCTACTTCCGGGACGTAACACGGCAACGCGCTCAGGAAGCCCATCTCAGGTTGCTTGAAACCGCGGTTTCGCACCAAAATGACATCCTGGTGATAACAGAGGCCGAACCTATCAGTAGCCCCGACGGCCCGAGGATCATTTATGTCAATGACGCCTTCGAGCGGCGCACAGGGTATTCACGCGAAGAGGTGCTGGGTCGGACCCCGCGTATCCTGCAGGGTCCCAAGACCCAGCGTGACGAGCTTGATCGGATTCGGCACGCGCTGGAAAATTGGCAACCGGTGCGTTCCGAGCTCATAAATTACACCAAGTCAGGCGAAGAGTTCTGGCTTGAATTGGACATCGTGCCGCTGGCTGACGAGAAGGGCTGGTTCACTCACTGGATTGCCGTAGAGCGCGACATCACCGCACGTAAGCAGGCCGATCTGGCGTTGCAAAACAACGAGGAGCGCTTTCGCCTCGTAGCCAAGGCGGCAGGCAGCGCGATTTGGGACTGGGACGCGACCGCAAACAAGCTGTCGTGGAGCGATGGACTAAAAGACATATTCGGGCACGAAGTGGATCCGTCTGGAGCAGTGCCAACCATCTGGCGCAGGTTTGTCCATCCCGATGACGTGGCGCGGGTTGATGCGGCGATCAGTAGCCTGAAGACAGGCAAAGATACTAGTCTGCGCCTGCAATACCGTTTTCAACGTGCCGATGGAAGCTGGGCGGTTGTCCAGGATAACGCCTTCGCCCTGCGCGATGAAGCGGGGAGGGTATACCGTGTTCTCGGCTCGATGACCGATATTTCGGAACAGAAACTGCTTGAAGAGCGATTGCGTCAAGCCCAGAAAATGGAAGCGGTCGGCCACCTGACCGGCGGTGTCGCACATGATTTCAACAACTTGCTGACGATAATTCTGGGTAATGCAGAAATCCTTGAAGGTGAGTTAAGCGATCTACCGCATCTGCAGAAACTGGCGAGGATGTCTCTGGACGCCGCCGACCGCGGTGCGGCTTTGACCAGCCGCTTGCTTGCCTTTTCGCGCAAGCAGCCTTTGGACCCCAAGGTCATCGACGTCGCGCACTTGATCCAGGGCATGGACGGACTGCTGCGTCGCACGCTCCCCGAGAACATCGATATAGAGATCGTCCGGTCAGGCGGCCTATGGAAGATTGAGGCCGACGCGTCGCAACTCGAAGCGGCGCTTCTCAACCTCGCCGTGAACGCCCGCGATGCCATGCCCGACGGAGGCAGTCTGACTATCGAGATGGCCAATGCCAAGCTTGATGACGATTACGTAGCAATGGAACCGGATGTCAGAGCCGGGCAGTATGTGGTGATTGTTGTGACTGACACTGGCACTGGAATGCCGCCCGACGTACTCGCCCGGGTGTTCGAACCCTTCTTCACAACCAAGGAGGTGGGCAAGGGATCCGGGCTGGGATTGAGCATGGTCTTCGGCTTCGTCAAGCAATCCGGAGGGCATATCCGAATTTACTCGGAGCTGAACGAAGGGACTGCGGCCAAGATGTATTTCCCGCGCAGCCAGACAGAGCGGAAAAGCGTTGCAGCAATCAGCCCCGGGCGAAGGATAGCTGGCGGAACCGAAACTATACTCTTGGTTGAGGATGACAACACTGTGCGCGAATTTGCGACCGCTCAGCTTCAAGGGTTGGGCTATCATGTACTTGAAGCTGCCACTGGCGCCGAGGCCTTGGAAGTCCTGAGCCAGACCAGTGAGATTGACCTCTTGTTCACCGACGTCGTTATGCCCGGTGGCATGGGCGGACGGCAACTCGCAGATAAAGCGTGCAAGCTTCAACCAGGCCTGAAGGTGCTGTTCACATCAGGCTACACCGAAAACTCGATCGTCCACCAAGGACGATTGGACCCGGGCGTCATGCTGCTGAGCAAGCCATATCGGCGCGGACAATTGGCCGCAAAGATCCGCGAGGTCTTGGGCGTGGCGGAAAAACAAGACCAAACGGAGGATTAAACAATTGTCGTATAGGTTTTGGCCTGTGTTCCGCTTTGGGCATTATCCGCTGCAGCAATGCGCCTCACATACCCCCACCACTGTGGCTAGAAATGCTGTTGGCGGCCAGATCAATAAAGGAGTGTTGCACCGAAAGAATCCGGCCTCCAGTCATCCAAGTTGGATGCCACGCAACCGAAAAAAGACTAAACTTCGGAACAAGGGAGAACTGTGAAGCAAGCCACTTCTGACTTCGAATACTTGGACGTTACAACCGAATATTGGAAGATTGCCGGGCCTTGCACTCTTTCATTCGTGAGAAAAGCAGTAACCCACGCCCCTAACTGTTTGGATGTAGTCGAAACTTTCATCTACTGAAATCAACTTTGCACGAAGCCTCGAGATAAATCCATCTATCAAGCGGTCATATGACGCCCAACTTTCGCCCCTAAGGGCATCCATGATTTGATTTCTTGTTACAACTCTGTTTCTATTTTTGACAAGATACACCAACACGTCGTATTCTGATGTCGTAAGTGCAACCGCCTTACCAGATTGATGTTTGACACGACGCGCCGCAATATTAATCGACCATGCTCCTATTTTGAGCACGTCATCAGTGGTCTGTACCGCATCACGCGCTATTGGGGCTGCGGCCCCTAGCGATAAGGCGCTTTCCTTCCGCCTTCGATGAACAGCCGCCACCCTTGCCCGCAATTCGCGAAGGCGAAAGGGCTTGGCTATGTAATCGTCGGCCCCAAGCTCGAGACCAAGCACCACATCCACTTCCGAGCTGTGCCCACTCAACATGATTATTCCGGCGTCCTCGAGCTCTCTAATCTCTTTGACCGCAACAAGTGCTTGAAATTCCGGAACAACAAGATCTAATAAATATATATCTATAGGCTCACTTAACCTGATTTTTTCAAACTCTCTCACTGTATTCGCGACAAAAACTTTCAACCCGTCAAGCTTCAAAGCGCTTTCTATAAGGGTGGTAATTTGCTCCTGATCATCCAGCGTAAGAACAGTTGGAGCGTTCGGCATTTCTGGCCACATATATTTTCATCCCAGGTGTAAAACGAACGGCCGCCCCCCCCCCGCGAACTGTGACGGTAGTTTTTACACCGCATAGATATATTTTTTACATTCGTCAACACTTATCCTCCCTATTTTTCGAAAACCATATGCAATTGAAAAGAAAAGAAAATCGGACTTGGAGATCAAATATCTTAAGTTTTAGTGCGATTATTTTTAATTCTAATAGGAATGCAAAATTATTTTTAATTTTTTATAAAAATAAATATAAATCTCACAGATTTTTTGAAATATAATGAAATACTTTATCATAAATTGCAGATTTTTTTAATAGATTTATATCGTAAAATACAATTATCATTATAAAATACACGATGATTATATTGTCGTAGACAGCGGTGACAAACTTTGTTTTGACGTTATTCATTTTCCAGGTCTCTTGGAGAGTGGCGCTGGTTGCCGATCTCCGCCCCCCGTCTTTCGATCATGCTAACAGGCTGTCCTTGCGCGTGATGGTCTGGGATCGAGGGGGCGCGGGCGGCTCGACGATGTCGGATTAGGGGTCAAAGAGGTCGTCGGTGAGGAAGCGTTCAAAAATCTCGTACCGGGCCTTGGCGTAGCGGATGGCCTCAGTTTGCCTAGACTTGCCGGAGATGCGCGGGAGGGTGTGCTGCCAGAGGATGAACAGCCCGGCAACGATGTGAGTCGATATGGCCTGCTACACGGCGGCACGCGCCTCAGTGCCTTCACCCCGCAGTTCGGCCT
Coding sequences within it:
- a CDS encoding winged helix-turn-helix domain-containing protein, with product MPNAPTVLTLDDQEQITTLIESALKLDGLKVFVANTVREFEKIRLSEPIDIYLLDLVVPEFQALVAVKEIRELEDAGIIMLSGHSSEVDVVLGLELGADDYIAKPFRLRELRARVAAVHRRRKESALSLGAAAPIARDAVQTTDDVLKIGAWSINIAARRVKHQSGKAVALTTSEYDVLVYLVKNRNRVVTRNQIMDALRGESWASYDRLIDGFISRLRAKLISVDESFDYIQTVRGVGYCFSHE
- a CDS encoding PAS domain S-box protein, translating into MTKFPALSRTAIEAYDQLSFPVWVFSTETLRILSANAAAQHWVGYDALTLQEMTIAELRPEGDQARVVEQIRRFDGTQADAGTWTIISRSGEHRTASFTWSKVTFEGAEAIVASIRDITQIIKVEVLADNLNKENEKLRHKASLSAAHLSSLLDGLPGKMVVLSPGEYQIVAVTDEYAKAVMVDRNTLLKGRLLDLFPDNPAEPQADGAGNLRASLRRVEALRVADVMNTQRYPIRQADGTFQERFWLPRNKPILDADGNVIYIVHRVEDVTEVLASQSVAAKDTLDATESRSLQLAEARTALFALKERETRLKTAEMLLDLGSWEYEFARGALTWSDRVFEIYGVPRDRDALDFDGYVALVHPDDREEMVSTYAHFFETNAPEIKFQHRIIRADGTISYIRGVGARHQVDGQEIVIGFVQDITAVKQNEEALMRQARRRRLAGHLARLGSWSVDLRSSHVFWCEETAMIHDEPEGFSPTLEQAIAYYIPEHRERIRAQFEACATKGRPFDDTLEIKTAQARRVWVRALGEAIRNEDGEIVAVEGAFQDLTDLIAIRDEAAQLSERLHATLEGMHDGFYLLDNDWRFQYVNTKAERLLQRRRDELLGRVAWDEFPEASRNIKKHYELALYKKRLVRFDEYYPPLNTWFEISADPTPAGLAVYFRDVTRQRAQEAHLRLLETAVSHQNDILVITEAEPISSPDGPRIIYVNDAFERRTGYSREEVLGRTPRILQGPKTQRDELDRIRHALENWQPVRSELINYTKSGEEFWLELDIVPLADEKGWFTHWIAVERDITARKQADLALQNNEERFRLVAKAAGSAIWDWDATANKLSWSDGLKDIFGHEVDPSGAVPTIWRRFVHPDDVARVDAAISSLKTGKDTSLRLQYRFQRADGSWAVVQDNAFALRDEAGRVYRVLGSMTDISEQKLLEERLRQAQKMEAVGHLTGGVAHDFNNLLTIILGNAEILEGELSDLPHLQKLARMSLDAADRGAALTSRLLAFSRKQPLDPKVIDVAHLIQGMDGLLRRTLPENIDIEIVRSGGLWKIEADASQLEAALLNLAVNARDAMPDGGSLTIEMANAKLDDDYVAMEPDVRAGQYVVIVVTDTGTGMPPDVLARVFEPFFTTKEVGKGSGLGLSMVFGFVKQSGGHIRIYSELNEGTAAKMYFPRSQTERKSVAAISPGRRIAGGTETILLVEDDNTVREFATAQLQGLGYHVLEAATGAEALEVLSQTSEIDLLFTDVVMPGGMGGRQLADKACKLQPGLKVLFTSGYTENSIVHQGRLDPGVMLLSKPYRRGQLAAKIREVLGVAEKQDQTED